The following proteins are co-located in the Pseudomonas fluorescens genome:
- a CDS encoding DAHL domain-containing protein — MKSSRLANLITLSGIAIVLASVLVFLYLKSIGDQSTSYTESRDLIRQIKQLNSQWDVEVLKARIALTHNYDPLVAPLKDMSERWVQLESREGQHHHEHPADWQAAQDAYRQSIQEKARLVEQFKSHNAVLRNSLAFLPTAEDDIQAHLLQLKDADKLEQQSIATDTYDLLLSALEFAQVTSDDKAADILVGLNKLAVNKENLPAEFQVPVEILSNHIALILREQPIVNDLLDRIAAIPLSDQLDALTTQLNQDQAAADLIDQKYHRYLLVFSTLLVVLLLYLAIRLLRSFAEINRVNRALQGANESLEQRVEARTRELKDAQSELLDNARQAGMAEIATNVLHNVGNVLNSVNISAELVARKLRTSKALGLGKAMQLINEHPDDLGTYLREDEKGKLLPGYLNQLVEAIALEQQGLTDELAQLSKSVDHIKDIVSTQQSYAGASSLLEPVQIGDLMDDALRMNAGALNRHHVTVVKEYAEVPLLMADKHRLLLIMVNLISNAKYAMSNLTDRPRQITLSITTLDDSLLQISVKDEGEGIPAENMTRIFTHGFTTRKEGHGFGLHSCALAAIEMNGRLTAQSDGPGTGALFTLQIPLTDAAGQA; from the coding sequence ATGAAATCATCTCGCCTCGCCAACCTGATCACGCTCAGCGGTATCGCCATTGTACTGGCCTCGGTGCTGGTATTTCTGTACCTCAAGTCGATCGGCGACCAGTCCACCAGCTACACCGAGTCGCGCGACCTGATCCGCCAGATCAAGCAACTCAATTCCCAGTGGGACGTCGAGGTGCTCAAGGCCAGGATCGCCCTCACCCACAACTATGACCCGTTGGTGGCGCCGCTCAAGGACATGAGCGAACGGTGGGTTCAGCTGGAAAGTCGCGAAGGGCAACACCACCACGAACACCCCGCCGACTGGCAGGCCGCGCAGGATGCTTATCGCCAGTCGATTCAGGAAAAGGCGCGGTTAGTGGAGCAGTTCAAATCGCACAATGCGGTACTGCGCAATTCGCTGGCGTTTTTGCCGACCGCCGAGGACGATATCCAGGCGCATCTCCTGCAACTGAAAGACGCCGACAAGCTGGAACAACAAAGCATCGCCACCGACACTTACGACTTGCTGCTCAGTGCCCTGGAATTTGCCCAGGTGACCAGCGACGACAAAGCCGCGGACATCCTCGTGGGGCTGAACAAACTGGCGGTGAACAAAGAAAACCTGCCCGCCGAATTCCAGGTGCCGGTGGAGATTCTCAGTAATCACATCGCGTTGATTTTGCGCGAGCAGCCCATCGTCAACGACCTGCTCGATCGCATCGCCGCCATCCCGCTTTCAGATCAACTGGATGCCCTGACCACCCAACTCAATCAGGACCAGGCCGCCGCCGACCTGATTGATCAGAAGTACCATCGCTACCTGCTGGTGTTTTCCACGCTGCTGGTGGTGCTGCTGTTGTACCTGGCCATTCGTTTGCTGCGCAGCTTTGCCGAGATCAACCGGGTCAACCGCGCCTTGCAAGGGGCCAATGAAAGCCTTGAACAGCGCGTCGAGGCGCGCACGCGGGAACTCAAGGATGCCCAGAGCGAACTGCTGGACAACGCCCGCCAGGCGGGCATGGCAGAAATCGCGACCAATGTGCTGCACAACGTCGGCAACGTGCTCAACAGCGTGAACATCTCCGCCGAACTGGTCGCGCGCAAGCTGCGCACCAGCAAGGCCCTGGGGCTGGGCAAGGCCATGCAACTGATCAACGAACACCCTGACGACCTGGGCACTTACCTGCGCGAGGACGAAAAAGGCAAATTGCTGCCCGGCTACCTCAACCAACTGGTGGAGGCCATTGCCCTCGAACAACAGGGGCTGACCGATGAGCTGGCGCAGTTGAGCAAAAGCGTGGACCACATCAAGGACATTGTCTCAACCCAGCAATCCTATGCCGGCGCCTCCAGCCTGCTGGAGCCTGTGCAGATCGGTGACTTGATGGACGACGCCTTGCGCATGAACGCCGGGGCGCTGAATCGTCACCATGTCACGGTGGTCAAGGAGTACGCCGAGGTGCCGCTGCTGATGGCGGACAAACACCGGCTGCTGCTGATCATGGTCAACCTGATCAGCAACGCCAAGTACGCCATGTCAAACCTGACGGACCGGCCACGGCAGATCACCTTGTCGATCACCACACTGGATGACAGCCTCTTGCAGATCAGCGTCAAGGACGAAGGCGAAGGCATCCCCGCCGAGAACATGACGCGGATCTTCACCCACGGCTTCACCACGCGCAAAGAGGGCCATGGTTTCGGCCTTCACAGCTGCGCCCTGGCAGCCATTGAAATGAACGGCCGCCTCACCGCCCAGAGCGACGGGCCAGGCACAGGCGCCCTGTTCACGTTGCAAATTCCACTTACCGATGCAGCAGGCCAAGCATGA
- a CDS encoding cytochrome-c peroxidase: MSLALGCGTCVPVTAAPLDEALKPLPPVPVLDAATVELGRQLFNETQLSVNNTKSCASCHNLEAGGDDNRAFSLGFDGKPVLLNTPTVFNASLNFKQFWNARVDTLQAQVEQVVVSPMEMGNDWQTVVQTLSALPTYQAAFHRVYPDGVTAANVQDALATYERTLLTPNSRFDQYLQGNTDILTLDEKYGYQRFKEYGCIACHQGANIGGNMYQKFGVMGDYFKARGNPTEADLGRYLLTKDEEDRNVFKVPSLRNVAVTAPYFHDGSAKTLEEAVDIMFKYQLGRVPSAEDKTLIIKFLKTLTGEWAGKPL; this comes from the coding sequence ATGAGCCTGGCCCTGGGCTGTGGCACCTGCGTGCCCGTCACGGCCGCGCCGCTGGATGAAGCACTCAAACCCCTGCCGCCCGTGCCGGTGCTGGACGCGGCCACCGTAGAACTGGGGCGTCAGCTGTTCAATGAAACACAGCTGTCCGTCAACAACACCAAGTCGTGTGCCAGTTGCCATAACCTGGAAGCCGGTGGTGACGATAACCGGGCATTTTCCCTGGGGTTCGATGGCAAGCCGGTCCTGCTCAACACCCCGACGGTGTTCAACGCCAGCCTGAACTTCAAACAATTCTGGAACGCCAGGGTCGACACCCTGCAAGCGCAGGTTGAACAGGTGGTCGTCAGCCCGATGGAAATGGGCAACGACTGGCAGACCGTGGTCCAGACCCTTTCGGCACTGCCCACCTACCAGGCCGCGTTCCACCGGGTGTATCCCGACGGGGTCACGGCCGCCAACGTGCAGGACGCCCTGGCCACCTATGAGCGCACGTTGCTCACGCCCAATTCACGTTTCGACCAGTACCTGCAAGGCAATACCGACATCCTCACCCTCGATGAGAAATATGGTTACCAACGTTTCAAGGAATACGGCTGCATCGCCTGCCATCAGGGCGCCAATATCGGCGGCAACATGTACCAGAAATTCGGCGTGATGGGCGACTACTTCAAGGCCCGTGGCAACCCGACCGAAGCCGACCTGGGCCGTTACCTGCTGACCAAGGACGAAGAAGACCGCAATGTGTTCAAGGTGCCCAGCCTGCGCAACGTTGCCGTCACCGCGCCGTACTTTCACGATGGCTCGGCCAAGACCCTGGAGGAAGCCGTCGACATCATGTTCAAGTACCAGCTGGGGCGAGTTCCGTCGGCTGAGGACAAGACGCTGATCATCAAATTCCTCAAGACGCTGACCGGCGAATGGGCGGGCAAGCCCCTATGA
- a CDS encoding putative bifunctional diguanylate cyclase/phosphodiesterase — protein MTPRSGRANRRILIVDDTASIHADFRKILCVDANNHASLDSIEETLFGNAPAVRQTFVLDSAYQGQEALELVNKALAANTPYALVFIDMRMPPGWDGLETIEQLWNVDPNLQIALCTAYSDYSFEAIEARLTYDDQLLILKKPFDDLEIRQMATALTWKWQLAQDAAAKLIGLERTIEARVQELLKVSHLLQYDALTELPNSTLLGDRLTQAITVCRRHGSQLAVMFIGLDRFKRINNALGYPVGDEMLKLVSQSLVATVRESDSVFRYGSDEFVLILNDIKHPQQTQYIAEKLLAAVSTAHYVAGHDLSVTASLGISVYPDDSSSAVELIKKAETAMRAIKERGPNNFSFFIAEMNLLAQVQQSLESAIRQALQRNEFSLHYQPKLDLHSGKIVGAEALIRWHQPDHGWIYPSAFIPVAEDSGLIVPLSQWVIRQACTQARAWQAAGLPPICLSVNISAIDFRQRDFVANLVAILEHTGLAPQLLELEITESVLMQNVEDTHTTLRKIKALGVRLSIDDFGTGYSSLSYLRRFPIDVLKIDQSFIRGLSSNSQDAQLISAIISLGKSLDLNIVAEGVETIEQLQFLIAHQCEEGQGFLFSKAVAADDFARLLHTGQPSLLPDH, from the coding sequence ATGACCCCACGCTCAGGGCGGGCCAATCGACGCATCCTGATCGTCGATGACACGGCGTCGATCCACGCGGACTTCCGCAAGATCCTGTGCGTCGACGCCAACAACCACGCCTCCCTGGACAGCATTGAAGAAACCCTGTTCGGCAACGCTCCGGCGGTGCGCCAGACCTTTGTGCTGGATTCCGCCTATCAGGGCCAGGAAGCCCTGGAACTGGTGAACAAGGCCCTGGCCGCCAACACCCCCTACGCCCTGGTGTTCATCGACATGCGCATGCCGCCGGGTTGGGACGGCCTGGAAACCATCGAACAGCTGTGGAACGTCGACCCCAACTTGCAAATCGCGCTCTGCACGGCCTACTCCGATTACTCCTTCGAAGCCATCGAGGCGCGCCTCACCTACGACGACCAGTTGCTGATCCTGAAAAAACCCTTCGACGACCTCGAAATCCGCCAGATGGCCACTGCCTTGACCTGGAAATGGCAGTTGGCGCAGGACGCAGCAGCCAAGTTGATCGGGCTCGAACGCACGATTGAGGCAAGGGTCCAGGAACTGCTCAAGGTCTCGCACCTGCTGCAATACGACGCCCTGACCGAGTTGCCCAACAGCACACTGCTGGGCGACCGCCTGACCCAAGCCATTACCGTCTGCAGGCGCCATGGCAGCCAATTAGCCGTGATGTTTATCGGCCTGGACCGCTTCAAGCGCATCAATAATGCGCTCGGCTACCCGGTCGGCGATGAAATGCTCAAGCTTGTCAGCCAAAGCCTGGTGGCGACGGTGCGCGAGTCGGATTCGGTGTTTCGTTACGGCTCCGACGAATTTGTGCTGATCCTCAACGACATCAAGCATCCCCAGCAAACCCAGTACATTGCCGAAAAGCTCCTTGCCGCCGTCAGCACCGCCCACTATGTGGCCGGCCACGACCTGAGCGTCACCGCAAGCCTTGGCATCAGCGTTTACCCTGATGACAGCAGCAGCGCCGTGGAATTGATCAAAAAGGCCGAAACCGCGATGCGCGCCATCAAAGAACGTGGCCCCAACAATTTCAGTTTTTTCATCGCCGAGATGAACCTGCTCGCCCAAGTTCAGCAAAGCCTGGAAAGTGCCATCCGGCAGGCCCTGCAACGCAATGAATTTAGCCTGCACTACCAACCGAAACTGGACTTGCACAGCGGCAAAATTGTCGGCGCCGAAGCGTTGATTCGCTGGCACCAGCCCGATCATGGCTGGATCTACCCGTCTGCCTTCATTCCTGTGGCCGAAGACAGTGGCCTGATCGTGCCGTTGAGCCAGTGGGTGATACGCCAGGCCTGCACGCAAGCTCGCGCCTGGCAGGCCGCCGGGCTACCGCCGATCTGCCTCTCGGTGAATATTTCCGCGATTGATTTTCGCCAGCGTGACTTTGTCGCCAACCTCGTGGCGATCCTTGAGCATACGGGCCTGGCGCCACAGTTACTGGAGTTGGAAATCACCGAGAGCGTGCTGATGCAAAATGTCGAGGACACACACACCACGTTGCGCAAGATCAAGGCCCTCGGCGTGCGGCTGTCCATCGACGATTTCGGCACCGGGTATTCCAGCCTCAGCTACCTGCGGCGCTTTCCGATTGATGTGCTGAAGATCGACCAATCGTTCATTCGTGGCCTGAGCAGTAACAGCCAGGACGCGCAATTGATCAGCGCAATTATCAGCCTGGGTAAAAGCCTGGACTTGAACATCGTCGCCGAAGGGGTGGAGACCATTGAGCAGCTGCAATTTCTCATCGCTCACCAGTGTGAGGAGGGCCAGGGTTTCCTGTTCAGCAAGGCCGTAGCAGCCGATGATTTCGCCCGACTGCTGCACACTGGGCAACCCAGCCTGTTACCTGACCACTGA
- a CDS encoding HD domain-containing phosphohydrolase — MDEQTATTPPYTPTVLLVDDEESILNSLRRLLRGQPYEVLLAGSGAQALEIMAARPIDLVMTDARMPAMDGAMLLAETHRLYPSTTRILLTGYADMSMMIKAINEGQIHRYISKPWNDEEMLLTLRQSLEHQHSERERLRLEQLTREQNDQLKALNATLEKRVEARTSELQQTADMLDLAYDELKRSYVTGTEVFSLLANLRLPKQKQTNRQLIELIRVYCKAQAMDEASARDLTMAAALYNIGKLSWSDGMMVAPSDMLHSTDRERYRAYPTQSESLLMTLEPMKDAARLIRHHQERWDGSGFPDHLKGELIPSGARLLKLAVDFIELQKGLILERQMNSDEALLYIRKYAGKLYDPDMVEDFVRACAAFLSDVTLGDPNVKVLTTRELAEGMVLARNLNADNGMLLLNAGKVLNLPLVDKLIAFEAMEGAKYSVFIKEPDEGALSG, encoded by the coding sequence ATGGATGAACAAACTGCTACGACCCCCCCTTATACCCCCACGGTTTTGCTGGTCGACGACGAAGAGTCGATCCTCAATAGCCTGCGCCGCCTGCTGCGCGGCCAACCCTATGAGGTCCTGCTGGCCGGCAGTGGTGCCCAGGCCCTGGAGATCATGGCCGCCCGGCCCATCGACCTGGTGATGACCGACGCGCGTATGCCGGCCATGGACGGGGCGATGCTGCTGGCCGAAACCCACCGGCTGTACCCGTCCACCACGCGCATCCTGCTCACCGGCTATGCCGACATGAGCATGATGATCAAGGCGATCAACGAAGGTCAGATTCACCGCTACATCAGCAAGCCCTGGAACGATGAGGAAATGCTCCTGACCTTGCGCCAGTCCCTGGAGCACCAGCACTCCGAGCGTGAACGGTTGCGCCTTGAACAGTTGACCCGCGAGCAGAACGACCAGTTGAAGGCCCTCAACGCGACCCTCGAAAAGCGCGTCGAGGCCCGCACCAGCGAGCTGCAGCAAACCGCTGACATGCTCGACCTGGCCTACGACGAACTCAAACGCAGCTATGTGACCGGCACCGAAGTGTTTTCACTGTTGGCCAACCTGCGCCTGCCCAAGCAGAAACAGACCAACCGCCAGTTGATCGAGCTGATTCGCGTGTATTGCAAGGCCCAGGCGATGGACGAAGCCAGTGCCCGCGACCTGACCATGGCCGCTGCGCTCTATAACATCGGCAAGCTGAGCTGGAGCGACGGCATGATGGTCGCGCCCTCGGACATGCTGCACAGCACCGACCGAGAACGCTATCGGGCCTACCCGACCCAGAGCGAGTCATTGTTGATGACCCTGGAGCCGATGAAGGACGCTGCGCGTCTGATTCGTCATCACCAGGAACGCTGGGACGGCAGCGGTTTTCCGGACCACCTCAAGGGCGAGTTGATTCCCTCGGGCGCCCGCTTGTTGAAGCTTGCGGTCGACTTTATCGAGCTGCAAAAGGGCTTGATCCTCGAACGCCAGATGAACAGCGATGAAGCGCTGCTCTACATCCGTAAATACGCCGGCAAGCTCTACGATCCGGATATGGTCGAAGACTTTGTGCGGGCCTGCGCCGCGTTCCTCAGTGACGTGACGCTGGGTGACCCGAATGTGAAAGTCTTGACCACCCGCGAACTGGCCGAAGGCATGGTGTTGGCGCGCAACCTCAACGCCGATAACGGCATGCTGTTGCTCAACGCCGGCAAGGTGCTGAACCTGCCGCTGGTGGACAAGTTGATTGCGTTTGAGGCGATGGAAGGGGCCAAGTATTCGGTGTTCATCAAAGAGCCGGATGAGGGCGCACTTTCCGGTTAA
- a CDS encoding NUDIX hydrolase produces MTSTIRIAAALLIGSNGHTLLVRKRGTQAFMQPGGKIDAGEQPAEALARELFEELNLRIDPSDATYLGDFSAPAANEPGFTVHAELFQVHIDVPVTPAAEIEEVRWIDPAGDGGLHLAPLTRDLILPFYRASLTAIA; encoded by the coding sequence ATGACATCGACTATCCGCATCGCCGCCGCGCTATTGATCGGCAGCAACGGCCACACCTTGCTGGTGCGCAAACGCGGCACCCAGGCTTTTATGCAGCCCGGCGGCAAGATCGACGCCGGCGAGCAACCCGCCGAGGCGCTTGCCCGTGAGTTGTTTGAGGAACTGAACCTGCGCATCGACCCGAGCGATGCGACCTACCTCGGCGATTTCTCGGCGCCTGCCGCCAATGAGCCGGGCTTTACCGTGCACGCGGAACTGTTCCAGGTGCATATCGACGTGCCGGTGACACCCGCGGCGGAAATCGAAGAAGTGCGCTGGATCGACCCGGCCGGTGACGGTGGCCTGCACCTGGCGCCTCTGACCCGCGACTTGATCCTGCCGTTTTATCGCGCCTCGCTGACGGCTATCGCCTGA
- a CDS encoding GNAT family N-acetyltransferase, translated as MLIRPLNARDAEAYRALMLEAYDGYPQAFTSSVAERSAMPLSWWEKRLDSPLDRLLGAFDAEALAGIVGLAFEPREKARHKVTLFGMYVNRAYQQQGMGRQLVEAALAEARQHPRLKLIQLTVTAGNDAAFALYQRCGFIQYGLEPLAVRVGVEYFDKIHMWRELNAD; from the coding sequence ATGCTGATTCGCCCCCTGAATGCCCGTGACGCCGAGGCTTATCGCGCCTTGATGCTTGAGGCGTACGACGGCTACCCCCAGGCGTTCACCTCCAGCGTGGCCGAGCGTTCGGCCATGCCGTTAAGCTGGTGGGAAAAACGCCTGGACAGCCCGCTGGATCGCTTGCTCGGCGCGTTTGACGCAGAGGCATTGGCCGGCATTGTCGGCCTGGCCTTCGAGCCCCGCGAGAAGGCACGGCACAAAGTGACCTTGTTCGGCATGTACGTGAACCGGGCTTATCAGCAGCAAGGAATGGGCCGCCAGCTGGTGGAGGCGGCACTCGCCGAGGCGCGTCAACATCCGCGCCTCAAACTGATCCAGCTGACCGTCACCGCCGGCAACGACGCGGCCTTCGCGTTGTACCAGCGTTGCGGGTTCATCCAGTACGGCCTGGAGCCGCTGGCGGTGCGGGTGGGGGTCGAGTATTTCGACAAAATCCACATGTGGCGCGAACTCAACGCTGACTGA
- the metR gene encoding transcriptional regulator MetR has translation MLEIRHLKTLHALREADSLVEAAERLHLTQSALSHQFKELEERLGMQLFVRKTKPLRFTSAGLRLLQLADATLPLLRGAERDIARLAGGTAGRLHMAIECHSCFQWLMPTIDQFRDAWPEVELDLASGFAFAPLPALARGDLDLVVTSDPLELPGITYVPLFTYEAMLAVANQHALANKSYIVPEDLLSETLITYPVERDRLDIFTRFLEPADVEPAQVRTSELTVMMMQLVASGRGVCGMPHWALHEYSSRGYVKAKRLGEKGLFATLYAGIRADMLDAPYMRDFLLTAKDTSFSTLDGVSAVR, from the coding sequence GTGCTCGAAATTCGTCACCTCAAGACTCTGCACGCCCTGCGCGAAGCCGACAGCCTGGTGGAGGCCGCCGAGCGCCTGCACCTGACGCAATCGGCACTCTCCCACCAATTCAAAGAGTTGGAAGAGCGCCTGGGCATGCAATTGTTTGTGCGCAAGACCAAGCCGCTGCGCTTCACCAGCGCCGGCCTGCGCCTGCTGCAACTGGCCGATGCGACCCTGCCCTTGCTGCGCGGCGCCGAACGCGATATCGCACGTTTGGCCGGCGGCACTGCCGGGCGTTTGCACATGGCGATCGAATGCCACAGCTGCTTCCAGTGGCTGATGCCGACCATCGACCAGTTTCGCGATGCCTGGCCGGAGGTCGAGCTGGACCTGGCCTCGGGTTTTGCCTTCGCCCCGTTACCGGCACTGGCCCGGGGTGACCTGGACCTGGTGGTGACCTCCGACCCGCTGGAGTTGCCGGGCATCACCTATGTGCCGCTGTTCACCTACGAAGCCATGCTCGCCGTGGCCAACCAGCACGCGCTGGCGAACAAGTCGTACATCGTGCCCGAAGACCTGCTGAGCGAAACCCTGATCACCTACCCGGTGGAACGCGATCGCCTGGACATCTTCACCCGCTTCCTGGAACCGGCCGATGTGGAGCCCGCCCAGGTGCGCACCTCGGAACTGACCGTGATGATGATGCAACTGGTGGCCAGCGGCCGGGGCGTGTGCGGCATGCCGCATTGGGCGCTGCACGAGTACAGCTCGCGCGGTTACGTGAAGGCCAAGCGTTTGGGCGAAAAAGGCCTGTTTGCCACGCTGTACGCGGGGATCCGCGCGGACATGCTGGATGCACCCTACATGCGCGACTTTTTGCTGACGGCCAAGGACACGTCGTTTTCCACGTTGGATGGCGTCAGCGCCGTGCGCTGA
- a CDS encoding alpha/beta fold hydrolase yields MRVLLLLAALLFGLPSFAASRCDVNVPTQTVDLAQVSIAYQSIGRASDPALLLVMGLGGQLIHWPDEVVVALCEQGFRVIRYDNRDVGLSTWRQAPASANLTFEVLRYKLGLPVAAPYTLTDMADDALGLMDALQIRQFHVLGASMGGMIAQHLAAMAPQRVESLTLIMTSSGAEGLPAPNAALVQLLSRRSAPNREVALEQQADLLAALGSPNVKDDRQALLHQAALSYDRAFNPDGVKRQIMAILAEPSRVPLLNQLRVPTLVVHGTADPLLPVMHGVHLAAHIQGSQLKLIPGMAHRFQEAFKAPLLTAVLPYLQAHREDAAHWAQIDLGQPSKVL; encoded by the coding sequence ATGCGCGTGTTGCTTTTACTGGCCGCTCTACTGTTCGGCCTGCCGTCTTTTGCGGCTTCTCGATGTGATGTCAATGTCCCGACCCAAACGGTCGATCTGGCTCAGGTGAGCATCGCCTACCAGAGTATCGGCCGTGCGTCTGACCCTGCCTTGCTGCTGGTGATGGGCCTGGGCGGGCAGTTGATCCACTGGCCGGATGAGGTCGTCGTGGCCCTGTGTGAGCAGGGCTTTCGGGTGATTCGCTACGACAACCGTGACGTGGGCCTGTCCACCTGGCGCCAAGCCCCGGCCAGCGCCAACCTGACCTTTGAAGTGCTGCGCTACAAACTCGGCCTGCCGGTGGCGGCGCCGTACACGCTGACTGACATGGCCGACGATGCCCTGGGCTTGATGGATGCGTTGCAGATCCGCCAATTCCACGTGCTGGGCGCGAGCATGGGCGGCATGATCGCCCAGCACCTGGCGGCGATGGCGCCGCAACGGGTGGAAAGCCTGACGTTGATCATGACCAGCTCCGGCGCCGAAGGCTTGCCGGCGCCGAATGCGGCGTTGGTGCAGTTGTTGTCGCGGCGCAGTGCACCCAATCGTGAAGTGGCGCTTGAGCAACAGGCCGACCTGCTGGCGGCGTTGGGCAGCCCGAATGTGAAAGACGATCGCCAGGCGCTGCTGCACCAGGCGGCGCTGTCCTACGACCGGGCCTTCAACCCGGACGGCGTCAAGCGCCAGATCATGGCGATCCTCGCCGAGCCGAGCCGAGTGCCCTTGCTCAACCAACTGCGCGTGCCGACGCTGGTGGTGCACGGCACCGCCGACCCGTTGCTGCCGGTGATGCACGGCGTGCACCTGGCCGCGCATATTCAGGGCAGCCAATTGAAACTGATTCCCGGCATGGCCCATCGTTTCCAGGAAGCCTTCAAGGCACCGCTGCTGACGGCGGTGCTGCCGTACCTGCAAGCCCATCGCGAAGATGCTGCGCACTGGGCGCAGATTGACCTGGGCCAGCCTTCGAAGGTGTTGTGA